One window of Chionomys nivalis chromosome 18, mChiNiv1.1, whole genome shotgun sequence genomic DNA carries:
- the Glmp gene encoding glycosylated lysosomal membrane protein, translating into MCRCWEPYWGWVPCAPTPWLLLSLVCAAPFGLLGEETRQISMEVISGGPNPQNLLHIRAVGTNSTLHYVWGTLGPPAVVLVATNSTQSVLSVNWSVLLSPDPDGGLMVFPKDSIQFSSALVFTRLLEFDSTKVSEGAAQPPGKPYPPYSLAEFSWNSSLDHTTLSSAFQGHPIDDPTGAFANGSLAFKVQAFPGSGRPAQPPRLLHSTDSCQLEVALVGASPRGNHSLFGIEVATLDTGLGCPSLKELHSIDDEYAPAVFQLDQLLWDSSLSGFMQWRPVAFSQKQRGRESALPCQASSLNYTLAQSLPHSPVVQAFFGSQKNFCAFTLTFGAPTGPGYWDEHYLSWSMLLGVGVPPVDALSPLVLGIMAVALGTPGLLLLGGGLFLLLRHKPYSEYQSIN; encoded by the exons ATGTGCCGCTGTTGGGAACCTTACTGGGGCTGGGTACCCTGTGCCCCAACCCCATGGCTCCTTTTGAGCCTTGTGTGTGCAGCTCCATTTGGCCTGCTGGGAGAAGAGACTCGCCAG ATATCTATGGAGGTTATTTCCGGCGGAccaaatccccagaacctgctTCATATCAGGGCAGTGGGCACCAACTCCACCCTGCACTATGTATGGGGCACCCTAGGGCCTCCAGCTGTGGTGCTGGTGGCCACCAACAGCACGCAGAGTGTCCTCAGTGTCAACTGGAGTGTCCTGCTGTCTCCTGATCCCGATGGGGGTCTGATGGTGTTCCCCAAGGACAGCATCCAGTTTTCTTCTGCTCTTGTCTTCACCAGG CTGCTTGAATTTGACAGCACCAAGGTCTCCGAAGGGGCAGCCCAGCCCCCAGGAAAGCCATACCCTCCCTACTCCTTGGCTGAGTTCTCCTGGAACAGCTCCTTGGACCACACCACTCTGAGCTCCGCTTTCCAAGGCCACCCTATAGATGACCCTACTGGAGCATTTGCCAATGGCAGCCTGGCCTTCAAG gtcCAGGCCTTTCCGGGATCTGGCCGACCTGCCCAGCCCCCTCGCCTCCTGCACAGCACAGACTCCTGCCAGCTAGAAGTTGCCCTGGTTGGAGCGTCTCCTCGTGGAAACCACTCCCTGTTTGGCATAGAAGTGGCCACCTTGGATACTGGCCTTGGCTGCCCATCCTTGAAAGAGCTGCACTCCATCGACGATGAGTACGCACCTGCTGTCTTCCAG CTGGACCAGTTGTTATGGGACTCTTCACTATCTGGCTTCATGCAATGGCGACCAGTGGCTTTCTCACAGAAGCAGCGGGGTCGAGAATCAGCCCTCCCCTGCCAGGCGTCCTCCCTTAACTACACCTTGGCACAATCGCTCCCTCACTCACCTGTTGTCCAAGCCTTCTTTGGGTCCCAGAAAAACTTCTGTGCCTTCACTCTGACATTTGGGGCTCCCACAGGCCCTGGCTACTGGGATGAACACTATCTCTCCTG GTCAATGCTTCTGGGAGTGGGTGTCCCTCCAGTGGACGCCTTATCCCCACTCGTCCTCGGAATCATGGCAGTGGCCCTGGGAACTCCAGGGCTCCTGTTGCTGGGGGGAGGCCTGTTTCTGCTGCTGCGACACAAGCCGTATTCTGAGTACCAGTCCATCAACTGA
- the Cct3 gene encoding T-complex protein 1 subunit gamma has product MMGHRPVLVLSQNTKRESGRKVQSGNINAAKTIADIIRTCLGPKSMMKMLLDPMGGIVMTNDGNAILREIQVQHPAAKSMIEISRTQDEEVGDGTTSVIILAGEMLSVAEHFLEQQMHPTVVISAYRMALEDMINTLKKISTPVDVNNRDMMLNIINSSITTKVISRWSSLACNIALDAVKTVQFEENGRKEIDIKKYARVEKIPGGIIEDSCVLRGVMINKDVTHPRMRRYIKNPRIVLLDSSLEYKKGESQTDIEITREEDFTRILQMEEEYIQQLCEDIIQLKPDVVITEKGISDLAQHYLMRANVTAIRRVRKTDNNRIARACGARIVSRPEELREEDVGTGAGLLEIKKIGDEYFTFITECKDPKACTILLRGASKEILSEVERNLQDAMQVCRNVLLDPQLVPGGGASEMAVAHALTEKSKAMTGVEQWPYRAVAQALEVIPRTLIQNCGASTIRLLTSLRAKHTQENCETWGVNGETGTLVDMKELGIWEPLAVKLQTYKTAVETAVLLLRIDDIVSGHKKKGDDQTRQSSAPDAGQE; this is encoded by the exons ATGATGGGCCACCGTCCAGTGCTCGTGCTCA GTCAGAATACAAAGCGTGAATCTGGAAGAAAAGTTCAGTCTGGAAATATCAATGCTGCCAAG ACAATTGCAGACATCATCCGGACATGTTTGGGACCTAAATCTATGATGAAG ATGCTTTTGGACCCAATGGGAGGCATCGTGATGACCAACGACGGCAATGCCATTCTTCGAGAG attcaaGTCCAACACCCAGCAGCCAAGTCTATGATTGAAATTAGCAGGACCCAGGATGAAGAGGTTGGAGATGGGACCACATCAGTAATTATTCTCG CGGGAGAAATGCTGTCTGTGGCTGAGCACTTTCTAGAGCAGCAGATGCACCCAACAGTGGTGATCAGTGCTTACCGCATGGCACTGGAGGATATGATCAACACCCTGAAGAAAATCAG tACCCCTGTTGATGTTAATAACCGTGACATGATGCTGAACATCATCAATAGCTCTATTACTACAAAAGTCATCAGTCGGTGGTCCTCTTTGGCATGCAATATTGCCCTGGATGCTGTCAAGACTGTGCAGTTTGAAGAGAATGGCCGAAAGGAAATTGACATCAAAAAGTATGCAAGGGTGGAGAAG ATTCCTGGGGGCATCATTGAAGACTCGTGTGTCTTACGTGGAGTAATGATCAACAAGGATGTGACTCATCCACGAATGCGCCGCTATATCAAGAACCCTCGAATTGTGCTGCTGGATTCCTCTCTGGAGTacaagaaaggagaaagccag ACTGACATCGAGATTACACGAGAGGAGGATTTCACCCGCATCCTGCAGATGGAAGAAGAGTACATCCAGCAGTTGTGTGAGGACATCATCCAGCTGAAGCCTGATGTGGTCATCACAGAGAAGGGCATTTCAG ATTTAGCTCAGCACTACCTCATGCGGGCCAATGTCACGGCCATTCGCAGAGTCCGGAAGACAGACAATAATCGCATTGCTAG AGCCTGTGGGGCACGGATAGTCAGCCGACCAGAGGAACTGAGGGAAGAAGATGTTGGTACAGGTGCGGGCCTATTGGAAATCAAGAAGATTGGGGATGAGTACTTCACATTCATCACTGAGTGCAAAGACCCCAAGGCCTGCACCATTCTTCTTAGAGGAGCCAGCAAGGAGATACTCTCG gAAGTAGAACGCAACCTCCAGGATGCCATGCAAGTGTGCCGAAACGTCCTCCTGGACCCTCAGTTGGTGCCTGGTGGTGGAGCCTCGGAGATGGCTGTGGCCCATGCCTTGACAGAAAAATCTAAGGCCATGACTGGTGTGGAACAGTGGCCATATAGAGCTGTGGCCCAAGCTTTAGAGGTCATCCCTCGTACCTTGATCCAGAACTGTGGAGCTAGTACCATTCGTCTGCTTACCTCCCTACGA GCCAAGCACACACAGGAGAATTGTGAGACGTGGGGTGTGAACGGTGAGACTGGTACCTTGGTGGACATGAAAGAGCTAGGTATATGGGAACCGTTGGCTGTGAAGCTGCAAACATACAAAACAGCAGTGGAG aCTGCAGTTCTGCTTCTGCGGATTGATGACATTGTCTCTGGGCATAAGAAGAAGGGTGATGACCAGACCCGGCAAAGCAGTGCTCCAGATGCTGGCCAGGAGTGA
- the Tmem79 gene encoding transmembrane protein 79 translates to MTEPETLALLEMKASEAPEKSLPRALAPTDRQLEGEDGTESPGAESLRLGSSVGSPTVREGPEDGPDSTISEAATLPWGTDPQYSVPLPDPPGWRDIEPEPLELEPLTKSEEPLTKSEVPLTKSEDDANLLPEKSVRAFVPIDLQCIERRPQEDCIAHRKAGQAERRNFLPTRLSHHELPERKWAEAVVRPPGRSCGGCGSCGGREALRAVASVAAALIFFPCLLYGAYAFLPFDAPRLPTMSSRLIYTLRCGVFATFPIVLGLLVYGLSLLCFSALRPFGEPRREVEIHRQYVAQSVQLFILYFFNLAVLSTYLPQDTLKLLPLLTGLFAVSRLIYWLTFAVGRSFRGFGYGLTFLPLLAMLMWNLYYMFMVEPERMLTASESRLDYPDHVRSLSDYRPRSWG, encoded by the exons ATGACAGAACCGGAGACACTGGCCCTGCTGGAAATGAAGGCATCTGAGGCTCCAGAGAAGAGCTTACCACGGGCTTTAGCCCCCACTGACCGGCAACTGGAGGGAGAAGATGGGACTGAGTCCCCTGGAGCTGAGTCTCTCAGACTGGGGTCTTCAGTTGGTTCCCCTACAGTCAGAGAGGGGCCTGAGGATGGTCCAGACAGCACTATCAGTGAAGCTGCGACTTTGCCTTGGGGAACTGACCCCCAGTACAGCGTCCCACTTCCGGATCCCCCAGGCTGGCGAGATATTGAACCAGAGCCCTTAGAGTTGGAACCACTCACTAAGTCGGAGGAACCGCTCACTAAGTCGGAGGTACCGCTCACTAAGTCGGAGGATGATGCCAATTTGCTCCCTGAGAAGTCAGTTAGGGCCTTCGTGCCCATTGATTTACAGTGCATTGAGCGGAGGCCGCAGGAGGATTGCATTGCGCATCGTAAGGCCGGACAGGCTGAGCGTAGGAATTTCCTGCCAACCCGACTCAGCCACCATGAGCTTCCAGAGCGCAAGTGGGCTGAGGCAGTTGTGAGACCCCCTGGCCGGTCTTGTGGGGGCTGCGGGAGCTGTGGAGGCCGCGAGGCGCTGAGGGCTGTAGCCTCGGTGGCTGCTGCTCTCATCTTCTTCCCCTGCCTGCTGTATGGAGCGTACGCCTTCCTGCCCTTCGACGCTCCGAGGTTGCCCACCATGAGTTCCCGCTTGATCTACACCCTACgctgtggggtctttgccacctTCCCTATCGTACTAG GGCTCCTAGTGTACGGCCTGAGCCTGCTGTGCTTCTCCGCCCTACGGCCCTTTGGAGAGCCGCGGCGGGAAGTAGAGATCCACCGGCAGTATGTGGCCCAGTCCGTGCAACTCTTCATCCTCTACTTCTTTAACCTGGCCGTCCTTTCCACCTATCTGCCCCAGGACACCCTCAAGCTGCTGCCTCTGCTCACTGGTCTGTTTGCAGTATCTCG GCTGATTTACTGGCTGACCTTTGCTGTCGGGCGCTCTTTCCGAGGCTTTGGCTACGGGCTGACGTTCCTGCCGCTGTTGGCCATGCTGATGTGGAACCTCTACTACATGTTCATGGTGGAGCCGGAGCGCATGCTCACCGCCTCCGAGAGCCGCTTGGACTATCCGGACCACGTTCGATCCCTCTCCGACTACAGGCCACGCTCATGGGGCTGA